The following are from one region of the Achromobacter xylosoxidans genome:
- a CDS encoding type II toxin-antitoxin system HigB family toxin, with the protein MKLIGRDKLKHGPQDVDRWLCAWCSEVAHAHWRRPEDVIEQFPNVRTRLGGDFLFPIGTSGYWLLLQVAFAQGIALILEMNNIDNHYGR; encoded by the coding sequence ATGAAGCTAATTGGCCGGGACAAGCTGAAACATGGACCTCAAGACGTCGACCGCTGGCTCTGCGCCTGGTGCTCGGAAGTGGCCCATGCACACTGGCGGCGGCCAGAGGATGTTATCGAGCAGTTTCCGAACGTGCGAACGAGACTCGGCGGCGACTTCCTCTTCCCGATCGGAACCAGCGGGTACTGGCTGCTGCTCCAGGTCGCTTTCGCACAGGGCATAGCTTTGATCCTTGAAATGAACAATATTGACAATCACTATGGACGCTAA
- a CDS encoding LysR family transcriptional regulator: MNPLRAFYVVARTKSLTKAAKELHVGQSAISKQLDVLEKYLGVKLFRREQRGISLTDIGEELGERIIPAFDQIADATHSIMEQGNDNKIRVHTYTTFAAKWLIPRLESFQKKYPEFSVLIINLVKDIDFERDRIDFSIQLGSGGNPDTEADLLFDDIIEPVCSSAFLRKHAPETAYPQAILRTRLLVSHYRPKGEWKMWAKAHGHLADIADTHQMNFSSSVLTWQAAMDGLGVAIGQVALLMGDIEEGSLLYPFKQPVRTGLSFYLLRPKVRREARKITLFRDWILSEAAATRPLLPDC, translated from the coding sequence ATGAATCCTCTGCGCGCGTTCTATGTCGTCGCGCGCACCAAGAGTCTGACCAAGGCCGCCAAGGAGCTTCACGTCGGCCAGTCGGCGATCAGCAAGCAGCTGGACGTGCTGGAGAAGTATCTGGGGGTAAAGCTGTTCCGGCGCGAACAGCGGGGCATCAGTCTGACGGATATCGGGGAAGAGCTCGGAGAGCGGATCATTCCGGCCTTCGACCAGATCGCGGATGCGACCCATAGCATCATGGAGCAGGGCAACGACAACAAGATACGCGTGCATACCTATACGACGTTTGCCGCGAAGTGGCTGATCCCGCGACTGGAAAGCTTCCAGAAGAAATACCCAGAGTTTTCAGTCCTGATCATCAATCTGGTCAAGGACATTGATTTCGAGCGGGACCGCATTGATTTCAGCATCCAGTTGGGTAGCGGCGGCAACCCCGACACCGAAGCCGATCTATTGTTCGACGACATCATCGAGCCGGTTTGCAGCAGCGCGTTTCTGAGAAAGCATGCTCCGGAAACCGCGTATCCCCAAGCCATCCTGCGCACGCGGCTACTGGTTTCGCACTATCGGCCCAAGGGGGAGTGGAAGATGTGGGCAAAGGCGCACGGGCACTTGGCTGATATTGCCGATACCCACCAGATGAATTTCAGCAGCTCGGTGCTGACCTGGCAGGCCGCCATGGACGGCCTGGGCGTGGCGATCGGTCAGGTGGCGCTCTTGATGGGGGACATCGAAGAAGGGAGCCTGCTGTATCCGTTCAAGCAGCCGGTAAGAACAGGCCTTTCCTTCTACCTGCTGCGACCCAAGGTCCGTCGCGAAGCCCGGAAGATAACTTTGTTCCGGGACTGGATTCTGTCGGAAGCCGCAGCGACCCGGCCCCTGTTGCCGGATTGCTGA
- a CDS encoding NAD-dependent succinate-semialdehyde dehydrogenase, with the protein MKYSQYIDGEFRAGTGQAELVLVSPATDEELGRYRAASPDDVERAIGGAHRAYGTWRRTSPTLRSELLRKVAQEMRGDSDNLSRQITLELGKPLSEARKEVDTAAEMFEWAAEEARRLYGRLIPARTQGVQQLVKLEPYGVVAGFAGWNAPAITPARKISGALAAGCTIVLKPSEETAGVALLIAQACERAGLPQGAVNMVFGDPASIADQLCTSSRVSMITFTGGTEVGKLLGAKAALHMKKATLELGGHAPVVVWHDADIDEVAAAGVAAKFRNAGQVCTSPTRFLVHKNIFDDFCERFVAHTRALAVKDPFDPQSRMGPLKNKRRLAAIDALVRNAVDCGATLIAGGCAIEGRGYFYQPTVLALRDRRAEVSRMEPFGPVALMMPVEDADEAIAEANALPFGLAAYAFTNDMKLAHRLVNEIESGVVCINDLQASLPETPFGGFKDSGLGSEGGEEGLREFLRVKCVRQGGLA; encoded by the coding sequence ATGAAGTATTCGCAATACATAGACGGCGAGTTCCGCGCAGGCACCGGCCAGGCAGAGCTGGTCCTGGTGTCGCCTGCAACGGATGAGGAACTCGGACGCTACCGCGCCGCTTCGCCAGACGACGTCGAACGGGCGATCGGCGGCGCGCACCGCGCCTACGGCACGTGGCGCAGGACCAGCCCCACGCTCAGGTCTGAACTGCTGCGCAAAGTGGCGCAGGAAATGCGCGGAGACAGCGACAACTTGTCTCGCCAGATCACCCTCGAGCTTGGCAAACCCCTGTCCGAGGCGCGAAAGGAGGTCGACACCGCCGCGGAAATGTTCGAATGGGCCGCGGAGGAAGCGCGGCGCCTGTATGGCCGCCTGATTCCGGCCAGGACGCAAGGCGTGCAGCAGCTGGTCAAACTGGAGCCATATGGCGTGGTGGCAGGGTTTGCAGGATGGAACGCGCCTGCCATCACCCCCGCTCGCAAGATCAGCGGAGCCCTCGCCGCCGGCTGCACGATCGTGCTCAAGCCCTCCGAGGAAACAGCCGGCGTCGCCTTGTTGATTGCGCAGGCCTGCGAACGCGCGGGCCTGCCGCAAGGCGCCGTGAACATGGTGTTTGGCGACCCCGCGTCCATTGCTGATCAGCTGTGCACCTCGTCGCGGGTGTCCATGATCACTTTCACTGGCGGAACCGAGGTGGGCAAGCTGCTGGGCGCAAAGGCGGCCTTGCACATGAAGAAAGCAACGCTGGAGCTGGGCGGCCACGCCCCCGTCGTGGTCTGGCACGATGCCGATATCGACGAGGTAGCCGCGGCAGGCGTCGCAGCCAAGTTCCGCAACGCTGGCCAGGTATGCACTTCGCCCACGCGCTTCCTTGTGCACAAGAACATCTTCGATGACTTCTGCGAAAGATTCGTCGCTCACACCCGCGCCTTGGCCGTAAAGGACCCTTTCGATCCCCAGTCGAGGATGGGGCCGCTGAAGAACAAGCGCCGCCTGGCCGCCATCGATGCCCTCGTGCGCAACGCGGTCGACTGCGGCGCCACGCTGATCGCCGGGGGCTGCGCAATCGAGGGGCGCGGCTATTTCTATCAACCCACCGTCCTGGCGCTGCGAGACAGGCGCGCGGAAGTCAGCCGCATGGAGCCTTTCGGTCCTGTGGCCCTGATGATGCCCGTGGAGGACGCCGACGAGGCCATTGCCGAGGCAAATGCGCTGCCCTTTGGGTTGGCCGCCTATGCGTTCACCAACGACATGAAACTGGCGCACCGGCTGGTCAACGAGATAGAGAGTGGCGTCGTCTGCATCAATGATCTGCAGGCCTCGCTGCCGGAAACGCCATTTGGCGGCTTCAAGGACAGTGGATTGGGATCTGAAGGCGGCGAGGAAGGACTGCGTGAATTCCTGCGCGTGAAGTGCGTGCGTCAAGGCGGGTTGGCCTGA
- a CDS encoding helix-turn-helix domain-containing protein, with amino-acid sequence MSNPMQKCDAQVLFAANMRRIRKEKQLTQEQVAERAGLHPNYVSSVERGERNLSIANIERIAAALDVTMAELVTP; translated from the coding sequence ATGTCTAACCCAATGCAAAAGTGTGATGCGCAGGTGTTGTTTGCCGCGAACATGCGCCGCATTCGCAAAGAGAAGCAGCTAACTCAGGAGCAGGTGGCTGAAAGGGCGGGCCTGCATCCGAACTACGTGTCTTCTGTGGAACGCGGCGAACGCAATCTATCGATCGCCAACATCGAACGCATCGCCGCCGCACTCGATGTCACGATGGCGGAGCTGGTCACCCCCTAG
- a CDS encoding site-specific integrase: protein MSKSSQDTPDSPVASMTAEHYIDAARSVATKKAYTADLAHFLANGGKLPATPQQLCAYLAKLAATLAVATIERRLIGIHRAHQDQNLTSPAVHVSVRQTMQGIRRTLGISQRRVRAIVKDDLLEMLALVDQQKPMRAARDRALLLIGFAGAFRRAELVAIQYEDITVIDDGIEILLRRSKTDQEGVGRTVFIPRAKGARCPVAAIDQWTAVSGIDSGYVFRRVTRHDTVGSRPLTSQSVALILKAAYRRGGGNASLVAGHSLRAGYVTAAAMAGLQPFQIQQQTGHRSTATLARYIRPVERRKIPTLL, encoded by the coding sequence ATGTCTAAGTCCTCTCAAGACACTCCTGACTCTCCTGTCGCGTCAATGACGGCAGAGCATTACATTGATGCAGCCCGATCAGTCGCAACGAAGAAAGCATATACGGCTGATCTCGCTCACTTTTTGGCGAACGGTGGAAAGCTACCGGCGACGCCACAACAACTTTGCGCATACCTGGCCAAGCTCGCTGCAACTTTGGCCGTAGCGACCATAGAGCGAAGACTAATCGGCATCCATCGTGCCCATCAAGATCAAAACCTGACGTCACCCGCCGTCCATGTCAGCGTGCGACAGACCATGCAAGGTATTCGTAGAACCTTGGGTATCTCACAACGTCGTGTGCGGGCGATCGTTAAAGATGATTTATTGGAGATGCTTGCCCTAGTCGACCAGCAGAAGCCGATGAGAGCCGCACGCGACCGAGCACTTCTACTGATTGGGTTCGCGGGAGCGTTCCGACGTGCGGAACTTGTCGCCATTCAGTATGAAGACATCACGGTAATAGATGACGGCATCGAGATTTTGCTACGGCGTTCCAAAACAGACCAGGAAGGGGTAGGACGAACCGTCTTTATCCCTCGCGCCAAAGGGGCCAGATGCCCCGTCGCTGCCATAGATCAGTGGACCGCAGTGAGCGGCATAGACTCCGGATACGTATTCCGAAGGGTGACTCGCCACGACACCGTAGGAAGCCGTCCACTTACCAGTCAATCTGTCGCACTAATTCTCAAAGCGGCATACAGGCGTGGAGGTGGCAATGCAAGTCTTGTAGCCGGTCACAGCCTGCGAGCAGGGTACGTGACCGCAGCCGCGATGGCTGGCTTACAGCCTTTTCAGATTCAACAACAGACGGGCCATCGTTCAACGGCGACCTTGGCGCGATACATTCGGCCGGTGGAGCGGCGCAAGATACCGACTCTGCTGTAG
- a CDS encoding NAD(P)-dependent oxidoreductase — protein MRIGFIGLGRMGLSLARSLVGKGEQVWVFDLNEEVAKRLQAEGAHMSADVADLCRNADIVFTMLPGPRQVKEVALGSGGILENLAPGAIYIDMSTVDVDTVDALFQAFTAKGIVFGDAPVGRLAAHADKGESLFMLGIDARYLEKVEPVLYKMGTTVYHCGAAGHGTRTKLINNMMVLCYCQINSEALVLAQSLGLDLNNTFNVLTSTTASNGQLKEKWPNKVLKGDLSPGFDLALGYKDISLASNAGASSRVALPVCDTTRNIFRMALAAGKAGQDTSSLTDFWAEINDCPKPRLG, from the coding sequence ATGAGGATCGGTTTTATTGGCTTGGGCAGGATGGGACTTTCGCTGGCACGTTCGCTGGTCGGCAAGGGCGAGCAGGTTTGGGTTTTCGACCTGAACGAAGAGGTAGCGAAAAGACTCCAGGCCGAAGGTGCGCATATGTCGGCGGACGTGGCCGATCTGTGCAGAAATGCCGATATCGTCTTCACGATGCTGCCTGGCCCAAGGCAAGTCAAGGAGGTGGCGCTCGGCTCGGGCGGCATCCTCGAAAACCTTGCCCCCGGAGCCATCTACATCGACATGAGTACTGTCGATGTCGATACCGTCGATGCGCTGTTCCAGGCGTTCACGGCAAAGGGAATCGTGTTCGGCGATGCTCCCGTGGGTCGGCTGGCCGCACATGCGGACAAGGGAGAATCCCTGTTCATGCTGGGCATCGACGCGCGGTATCTCGAAAAGGTCGAGCCCGTTCTGTACAAGATGGGGACCACCGTTTATCACTGCGGTGCGGCGGGCCACGGCACGCGTACCAAGCTGATCAACAACATGATGGTCCTTTGCTATTGCCAAATCAATTCCGAAGCCTTGGTGTTGGCGCAATCGTTGGGTCTGGATCTGAACAATACGTTCAATGTGCTCACCAGCACGACTGCCAGCAACGGTCAACTGAAAGAGAAATGGCCGAACAAAGTGCTGAAAGGAGATTTGTCGCCGGGCTTCGATCTGGCGCTGGGATACAAGGACATCTCCTTGGCTTCCAACGCGGGCGCCAGCAGTCGGGTGGCTCTGCCCGTGTGCGACACGACCAGGAACATCTTCAGAATGGCGTTGGCGGCGGGCAAGGCAGGGCAGGACACGTCCAGCCTGACTGACTTCTGGGCCGAAATCAACGACTGCCCCAAACCCAGGCTCGGCTAG
- a CDS encoding acetate--CoA ligase family protein, translated as MSIIEHSEQLISQALLHPRSIALVGVSDDPGKTGGRPLQFLRRSRFAGKIYPINPNRDQVQGEQAWPSLSALPEVPEHVFILSSTDTVLPAVRECAELGVKQVTILATGFSESGEEGCQRERELRDFAQASGVRILGPSSLGVVNPHNGLVLTANAAFAEPDLPKGNLFVASHSGSMIGALVSRGKARGVGFAGLVSVGSEADLCVGEICQATLDDPTIAGYVLFLESLRHGDKLRAFAAEAARRGKPVIAYKLGRSNAAAEMAATHTGALAGEDDIADAFLKDLGVVRVEMLETLFEALPLAKRMPAPDSRAKRVGVVATTGGGAAMVVDQLGIRNVTVQPLSEATQRKLKEAQIPGSAGRVLDLTLAGTKYEVMKKALQIMLEAPEFDLVVAVVGSSARLQPELAVKPILEFTGADKPLAVMLVPDAPEALGTLTRAGIPCFRTPETCADAISSVFARRKLSTAAAAGSPQLAQAQALSEAQAYDVLDRLQVPHADYAIFPLNGQIPTLPFEYPVVAKLCSAEIPHKTEVGGVVLNIQDPAQLSRAFETLRTNLRQKAPQLVCEHVLVQPQLQGMAEVLIGYRVDPDAGPIVMLAAGGVWAEVLRDRSIRLAPVSVEGAREMIEEIRILKTVSGLRGKPKGDLEALAHAISKLSMLAQRPELKLREAEVNPMLVLAEGQGVLAVDALVMQSA; from the coding sequence ATGTCCATCATCGAGCATTCCGAGCAGTTGATCAGCCAGGCACTTTTGCATCCGCGCAGCATCGCATTGGTGGGCGTATCGGATGATCCCGGCAAGACGGGCGGCCGCCCCCTGCAATTCCTGCGGCGCTCGCGGTTCGCAGGAAAGATCTACCCCATCAATCCGAATCGCGATCAGGTCCAGGGTGAACAGGCTTGGCCCAGTCTCAGTGCCTTGCCAGAGGTGCCGGAGCATGTCTTCATCCTGTCCTCCACCGATACGGTGCTTCCCGCCGTCAGGGAATGCGCGGAACTCGGCGTGAAGCAGGTGACCATCCTGGCGACGGGTTTCTCGGAATCCGGAGAAGAAGGCTGCCAGCGCGAACGGGAACTTCGCGACTTTGCGCAAGCCTCGGGCGTCAGGATCCTGGGGCCAAGCAGCCTGGGCGTCGTCAATCCCCACAACGGCCTGGTCCTGACCGCGAACGCCGCGTTCGCGGAACCTGACCTGCCCAAGGGAAACCTGTTCGTCGCCTCGCACAGCGGCAGCATGATCGGAGCCCTGGTTTCAAGAGGCAAGGCGCGCGGCGTGGGTTTCGCCGGCCTGGTGTCCGTCGGCAGCGAAGCGGATTTGTGCGTGGGAGAAATTTGCCAGGCGACACTCGACGATCCGACGATCGCGGGCTACGTGCTCTTTCTTGAAAGCCTGCGTCACGGAGACAAATTGAGAGCATTCGCCGCCGAGGCCGCCCGCCGGGGCAAACCCGTGATCGCCTATAAATTGGGCCGTTCGAACGCCGCGGCGGAAATGGCCGCCACGCACACTGGCGCCCTGGCGGGCGAGGACGACATTGCGGACGCGTTCCTGAAAGACCTGGGCGTGGTCCGCGTCGAGATGCTGGAAACCCTCTTCGAGGCTTTGCCGCTGGCAAAAAGAATGCCCGCGCCTGATTCCCGCGCCAAACGGGTGGGCGTGGTTGCCACGACGGGCGGCGGCGCCGCCATGGTCGTCGATCAACTGGGCATTCGGAACGTGACCGTGCAGCCGCTGTCCGAAGCCACGCAGCGCAAGTTGAAAGAGGCACAGATTCCCGGCTCCGCCGGCCGCGTGCTGGACCTGACCTTGGCAGGAACGAAGTACGAGGTCATGAAGAAGGCGCTGCAGATCATGCTGGAAGCGCCGGAATTCGACCTGGTGGTCGCGGTCGTGGGCTCATCCGCAAGGCTGCAGCCTGAACTGGCCGTCAAACCCATCCTGGAATTCACCGGCGCGGACAAGCCTCTAGCCGTGATGCTGGTACCCGACGCCCCCGAAGCTCTGGGCACGCTGACGCGTGCAGGCATCCCCTGCTTTCGCACGCCAGAGACGTGCGCTGACGCCATTTCCTCGGTGTTTGCCCGACGGAAACTCTCTACCGCCGCCGCGGCCGGATCGCCCCAATTGGCGCAAGCGCAGGCCCTGAGCGAGGCGCAAGCCTATGACGTGCTGGACCGCTTGCAGGTGCCTCATGCCGACTACGCAATCTTCCCATTGAACGGCCAGATCCCGACGCTGCCTTTCGAGTATCCAGTGGTGGCCAAGCTCTGTTCGGCGGAAATTCCCCACAAGACAGAAGTAGGCGGCGTCGTGCTCAACATTCAGGATCCCGCGCAGCTGTCCCGGGCCTTCGAAACGTTACGCACGAATCTGCGGCAGAAAGCGCCGCAGCTCGTGTGCGAGCACGTGCTGGTTCAACCTCAGTTGCAGGGAATGGCAGAGGTATTGATCGGCTACCGGGTCGACCCCGATGCAGGGCCCATCGTCATGTTGGCCGCCGGAGGCGTCTGGGCTGAGGTCCTGCGCGACAGGAGCATCCGCCTGGCGCCGGTATCGGTCGAAGGCGCACGGGAAATGATCGAAGAGATCCGAATCCTGAAAACCGTATCGGGTTTGCGCGGCAAACCAAAGGGTGACCTGGAGGCCCTGGCACACGCCATCTCCAAGCTGTCCATGCTCGCGCAACGACCCGAACTGAAGCTACGGGAGGCCGAAGTCAACCCGATGCTGGTGTTGGCCGAAGGACAAGGCGTCCTGGCCGTGGACGCCCTGGTCATGCAAAGCGCGTGA
- a CDS encoding acyl-CoA dehydrogenase family protein: MNFNLSEEYQAFADSVARFAQDKLAPGALERAHSNQYPWETAALLAEQGLLGIVFPEEDGGQGGTLMHAVLAIQQVALACPKSADIVQAGNFGPIRTFVEYANKEQKARFLPDLLSGKKLISLGMTEPGAGSAVTDLKTSAVLDGDHYVVNGSKVFSTHSPDAELFLVYVRFGPGVEGIGSILIERGAPGFEIGKPSSFMNGEQWSQLYFEHCRVPKENLLLGPGGFKKQISGFNVERLGNASRALALGRYAFNMARDHATLRKQFGRELCEFQGLQWKFADMWMKLEQAQLLLYKAALEGEQGLPSAQSTAMAKLACNMAGWDTSNDAMQIMGGMGFSQEALVEYCVRRTRGWMIAGGSIEVLKNRIAEGIFGRSFSQRAPRASHQ, translated from the coding sequence ATGAATTTCAACCTTTCGGAAGAGTACCAGGCGTTTGCAGATAGCGTCGCGCGATTCGCGCAGGACAAATTGGCTCCTGGAGCGCTGGAACGGGCCCACTCCAATCAGTACCCCTGGGAAACCGCGGCGCTGCTGGCGGAACAGGGTTTGCTGGGCATTGTTTTTCCCGAGGAGGACGGAGGCCAGGGCGGCACCTTGATGCACGCCGTGCTTGCGATCCAGCAAGTGGCGCTGGCGTGTCCGAAAAGCGCGGATATCGTGCAGGCGGGCAACTTCGGACCTATCCGCACCTTCGTCGAGTATGCCAACAAGGAACAGAAGGCCCGCTTTCTCCCTGACCTGCTGTCTGGGAAGAAACTGATTTCGCTAGGCATGACGGAGCCGGGCGCCGGCTCCGCGGTGACCGACTTGAAAACATCGGCGGTGCTCGACGGAGACCACTACGTCGTCAATGGCAGCAAGGTTTTCTCCACCCACAGTCCCGACGCGGAGCTCTTTCTTGTCTATGTGCGGTTCGGCCCTGGCGTGGAAGGCATCGGGTCCATCCTGATCGAACGAGGCGCGCCGGGTTTCGAGATAGGAAAGCCCTCAAGCTTCATGAACGGAGAGCAGTGGTCTCAGCTTTACTTCGAGCATTGCCGGGTGCCGAAGGAAAATCTGCTGTTGGGTCCGGGCGGCTTCAAGAAGCAGATTTCCGGATTCAACGTGGAACGGCTGGGCAATGCCTCGCGCGCGCTGGCCCTGGGAAGGTACGCCTTCAACATGGCCAGAGACCATGCCACATTGCGCAAGCAGTTCGGCCGCGAGCTGTGCGAGTTCCAGGGCTTGCAGTGGAAGTTTGCCGATATGTGGATGAAGCTCGAGCAAGCTCAGCTGCTGCTCTACAAGGCCGCTCTCGAAGGCGAGCAAGGGCTGCCCTCGGCGCAAAGCACCGCCATGGCGAAACTCGCCTGCAATATGGCAGGCTGGGACACATCCAATGATGCCATGCAGATCATGGGTGGAATGGGTTTCAGCCAGGAAGCATTGGTAGAGTATTGCGTTCGCCGGACCCGCGGCTGGATGATCGCGGGCGGGTCCATCGAAGTACTGAAGAACCGAATTGCCGAGGGTATTTTTGGCCGCTCGTTTTCCCAGCGCGCGCCCAGAGCCTCGCATCAATGA
- a CDS encoding reverse transcriptase domain-containing protein produces MTTPLITTEDAAEAANWAEILARTDVHQFASVVFGLAYEEIQDIIYPTPPYKAYLLGKRSGGQRVIREPRRRLKDLQVKLLPYLVERAGPPKPCAHAFTAGRSIVTNARKHLERRPHFVLNLDLEGFFPAISFYRIRGVLRKAPFNLAHPVATMLAHMCTVNNELPQGAPTSPFLSNQVCRSLDRDLMALAKRHQATYTRYADDITFSFSTPNKAALPANICTFDSGVVTLGQELVGIIGQHNFRINPAKTRMSTRQRRMEVTGIVINQFTNVKRVFIDKIRGALHAWDRHGYEAAEENWQARVANGAQLAQEKRPWKRQTRLRKPPELKTVLWGKLLFLRMVRGADDAIYTRLAEKYNRLVERESAGDTPFVGATLPVEAIVRNAEDAERAVFVVQWLADYHPPAPGIQEAVGGQGTAFAYKRHNRLITCDHVFRTEGEYRRRDDPQAPRVPFTTDLTAPEVHGPMVSVTDPATGQEWTVRVVHRDAHRDLAILEFDEEPPAHRHFSGMDAPITRHAPGKLIGFPNWNNGRRANIEQAVVTARFPRTGLQRFEINQLIRKGNSGGPFVDELFRVGGVVQQGAQQDAGNNECLCVAELDAWIAAYEATLLPSPPSPLAPAATQSDSAS; encoded by the coding sequence ATGACGACGCCTCTCATTACTACAGAAGACGCCGCTGAGGCCGCCAATTGGGCGGAAATACTGGCGCGCACCGACGTCCACCAGTTTGCCAGCGTTGTGTTCGGTCTCGCGTACGAGGAGATCCAGGACATCATCTACCCGACGCCGCCGTACAAGGCCTACCTGTTGGGGAAACGCAGCGGTGGGCAACGGGTCATTCGCGAACCACGCCGTCGCCTGAAGGACCTGCAAGTGAAATTGCTCCCGTATCTAGTGGAGCGCGCCGGCCCCCCCAAGCCGTGCGCTCACGCGTTCACCGCAGGTCGCAGCATCGTCACGAATGCCCGGAAGCACCTTGAGCGCCGACCGCACTTCGTGCTGAACCTCGATCTCGAAGGCTTCTTCCCGGCGATCTCCTTTTATCGGATCCGGGGAGTTCTTAGAAAGGCGCCGTTCAACCTAGCGCACCCAGTTGCTACGATGCTCGCGCACATGTGCACCGTGAACAACGAACTGCCGCAGGGGGCTCCGACCTCGCCCTTTTTGTCGAATCAAGTCTGCCGGTCCCTCGACCGGGACCTCATGGCCTTGGCAAAACGCCACCAGGCCACATACACCCGCTACGCCGACGACATTACTTTCAGCTTTTCGACCCCGAACAAGGCAGCACTGCCGGCGAACATCTGCACGTTCGACAGCGGTGTGGTAACCCTCGGCCAGGAGCTGGTGGGAATCATCGGCCAGCACAACTTCCGAATCAACCCGGCGAAGACTCGCATGTCGACCCGGCAGCGTCGAATGGAGGTCACGGGGATCGTGATCAACCAGTTCACAAATGTGAAACGAGTCTTCATCGACAAGATCCGAGGTGCTCTGCACGCTTGGGACCGACACGGCTACGAGGCCGCCGAAGAAAACTGGCAGGCCCGCGTAGCCAACGGCGCTCAACTCGCCCAGGAGAAGCGCCCGTGGAAACGGCAGACCCGGCTCCGCAAACCGCCTGAGTTGAAGACCGTGCTGTGGGGAAAGCTATTGTTTCTCCGGATGGTCCGGGGCGCCGACGATGCAATCTACACTCGACTCGCCGAAAAATATAACCGTCTCGTCGAGCGTGAAAGCGCTGGGGACACGCCATTCGTTGGCGCCACCCTGCCGGTCGAAGCCATCGTCCGCAACGCAGAGGACGCCGAGCGTGCCGTCTTCGTCGTCCAGTGGCTCGCGGACTACCATCCTCCCGCCCCGGGGATTCAGGAGGCGGTCGGTGGCCAAGGGACCGCATTTGCGTACAAGCGTCACAATCGCCTCATCACCTGCGACCATGTGTTTCGAACGGAGGGTGAATACCGTCGACGCGATGATCCCCAGGCTCCCCGGGTTCCTTTCACGACCGACTTGACGGCGCCGGAGGTCCACGGGCCGATGGTCTCCGTCACCGACCCGGCGACCGGACAGGAATGGACGGTTCGCGTCGTACATCGCGATGCGCATCGTGACCTCGCGATTTTGGAGTTCGACGAGGAGCCACCCGCCCATCGGCACTTCTCAGGCATGGACGCACCCATCACCCGCCATGCCCCCGGAAAGCTAATCGGCTTCCCGAACTGGAACAACGGTCGCCGGGCCAACATCGAACAGGCCGTTGTGACCGCACGGTTCCCGCGCACTGGGCTTCAACGGTTCGAGATCAACCAGTTGATCCGAAAAGGCAACTCGGGTGGGCCGTTCGTCGACGAACTGTTCCGCGTCGGCGGCGTTGTTCAGCAAGGAGCTCAACAGGACGCCGGCAACAATGAGTGCCTATGCGTGGCCGAGCTGGACGCCTGGATCGCGGCATATGAGGCCACGCTATTGCCATCGCCGCCCAGTCCGCTTGCACCCGCCGCCACTCAATCAGACTCAGCTTCATGA